The following coding sequences are from one Malaciobacter pacificus window:
- the ruvX gene encoding Holliday junction resolvase RuvX, translating into MKLACIDVGLKRIGVAICLSSNIVTPQPAILRKNRNQASNDVNAFLKEWEIEKLIVGYPSASEDMQKRINHFIKLLELKIPYELQEENLSSVEAEDMMKGEIKYKRDGRVDSLAAKIILERYLAKSSKN; encoded by the coding sequence TTGAAACTAGCCTGCATTGATGTTGGTCTAAAAAGAATCGGAGTTGCTATATGTTTAAGTTCAAACATAGTAACTCCACAGCCTGCAATTTTAAGAAAAAATAGAAATCAAGCTTCAAATGATGTTAATGCTTTTTTAAAAGAGTGGGAGATAGAAAAACTAATAGTTGGATATCCAAGTGCTAGCGAAGATATGCAAAAAAGAATAAATCACTTTATAAAACTACTAGAACTAAAAATTCCCTATGAACTTCAAGAAGAGAATCTAAGTTCAGTTGAAGCAGAAGATATGATGAAAGGTGAAATCAAATATAAAAGAGATGGAAGAGTTGATTCCCTTGCAGCTAAAATAATACTTGAGCGATACCTAGCAAAATCTTCAAAAAACTAA
- the acpS gene encoding holo-ACP synthase: MIGIDVTSVDRIERMYERFGLKAYEKFLNPEEIELVKKPETAAGFWAAKEAASKAIGTGIGASCSFHDIKIKKDKNGAPKIKYRKKVRDMFNIKESHLSITHDRGFAIAVVVNTFN, from the coding sequence ATGATAGGAATAGATGTAACTTCAGTAGATAGAATAGAAAGAATGTATGAAAGATTTGGTTTAAAAGCATATGAGAAATTTTTAAATCCAGAAGAGATAGAACTAGTAAAAAAGCCTGAAACAGCAGCAGGTTTTTGGGCTGCAAAAGAAGCTGCTAGTAAAGCAATTGGGACTGGAATAGGAGCTAGTTGTAGTTTTCATGATATTAAAATAAAAAAAGATAAAAATGGAGCGCCTAAAATAAAGTATAGAAAAAAGGTACGAGATATGTTTAATATCAAAGAGTCACACCTATCAATTACTCATGATAGAGGTTTTGCAATAGCTGTTGTTGTAAATACTTTTAATTAG
- a CDS encoding ABC transporter permease has translation MKLFIKKVLYLFTMLFIISLISFIAINAAPNSFFASGELNPNITPESIEQLKAIYGLDKPLYVQFFSWVTSILQLDFGISFSSGEMVKNEILTRIPVTLTINIISMVLIFIISLYFGIKSALNKNSFFDRFTGQLSLLSFSMPSFYLALILVLVFAINFEIVPIAGLHSVPNDGSLAYYLDYAWHLVLPIFIIVFGGIGSLILYIRSLTIEILKSDYIFFARARGLSQKQILRYYILPNLYPPVITLLGLSLPGIIGGSVILETIFSIDGMGLLFYQSALSHDYPVIMGILIIGAFLTLIGNMIADLVLLKLNPNYEEK, from the coding sequence ATGAAATTATTTATTAAAAAAGTATTATATCTTTTTACAATGTTATTTATAATTAGTTTGATTTCATTTATTGCAATAAATGCTGCACCAAACTCATTTTTTGCAAGTGGAGAGTTAAACCCCAATATTACACCTGAATCAATTGAGCAATTAAAAGCTATTTATGGACTTGATAAACCACTATATGTACAGTTCTTTTCATGGGTTACTTCAATACTTCAACTTGATTTTGGTATTTCTTTTTCAAGTGGTGAGATGGTAAAAAATGAAATTCTAACTAGAATTCCAGTAACCCTAACAATAAATATTATCTCAATGGTTTTAATATTTATCATATCACTATATTTTGGTATTAAATCAGCATTAAATAAAAACTCATTTTTTGATAGATTCACAGGACAACTATCATTACTTAGTTTTTCAATGCCATCATTTTATTTAGCACTAATTTTAGTTTTAGTATTTGCTATAAACTTTGAGATTGTTCCAATTGCTGGACTTCATAGTGTTCCAAATGATGGAAGTTTAGCTTACTATTTAGACTATGCTTGGCATTTAGTGTTACCAATCTTCATCATTGTATTTGGTGGAATTGGAAGTTTAATACTTTATATTAGAAGTTTAACAATTGAGATACTAAAATCTGACTACATTTTTTTTGCAAGGGCTAGAGGATTAAGTCAAAAACAGATTTTAAGATATTATATCTTACCAAATTTATATCCACCAGTTATCACGCTACTTGGACTTTCACTTCCAGGAATTATTGGTGGTTCGGTTATATTAGAGACAATATTTTCAATAGATGGAATGGGATTACTATTCTATCAAAGTGCATTAAGCCATGATTATCCAGTTATTATGGGAATACTTATTATTGGTGCATTTTTAACGCTAATTGGAAATATGATTGCAGATTTAGTTCTACTAAAATTAAATCCAAATTATGAAGAAAAATAA
- the panC gene encoding pantoate--beta-alanine ligase — protein MEVLKTLEDLQNIRKNIKGSVGFVPTMGALHNGHISLIKKAREENDIVIVSIFVNPTQFLPGEDLDAYPRKDEADKKICSMCKVDYIFMPEISTMYTKEEVLVKAPNNSYVLEGKTRPGHFDGVLQVVLKLFNLVQPTNAYFGKKDAQQLSLIQQMVRNFFLPINIIPCEIVREEDGLAMSSRNVYLSAQQRSDAVLISKSLYMAGNLISKGERNSQVVKNKIYDVMSPLDVEYVAVVDRNFNEIETIEPKNTIILVVARFGNTRLLDNFWL, from the coding sequence TTGGAAGTTTTAAAAACACTTGAAGATTTACAAAATATTAGAAAAAATATTAAAGGAAGTGTAGGATTTGTACCAACTATGGGTGCCCTACATAATGGTCATATCTCACTTATAAAAAAAGCAAGAGAAGAAAATGATATTGTAATTGTCTCTATTTTTGTAAACCCTACCCAATTTTTACCAGGTGAAGATTTAGATGCATATCCAAGAAAGGATGAAGCAGATAAAAAAATCTGTTCTATGTGTAAAGTTGACTATATATTTATGCCTGAAATTTCTACAATGTATACAAAAGAAGAAGTATTGGTAAAAGCACCTAATAACTCTTATGTACTTGAAGGGAAAACTAGACCTGGTCACTTTGATGGTGTATTGCAAGTTGTATTAAAACTATTTAATCTAGTTCAACCAACAAACGCATACTTTGGGAAAAAAGATGCACAACAATTAAGCCTAATCCAACAAATGGTAAGAAACTTCTTCTTACCTATAAATATTATTCCTTGTGAAATAGTTAGAGAAGAGGATGGTTTAGCAATGAGCAGTAGAAATGTTTACTTATCAGCACAACAAAGAAGTGATGCTGTTTTAATTTCTAAATCACTTTATATGGCAGGAAATTTAATCTCAAAAGGTGAAAGAAATTCACAAGTTGTAAAAAACAAAATCTATGATGTTATGTCACCACTTGATGTAGAGTATGTTGCAGTTGTTGATAGAAATTTTAATGAAATAGAGACAATTGAACCAAAAAATACAATAATTTTAGTAGTTGCTAGATTTGGAAATACAAGATTACTTGATAATTTTTGGCTTTAA
- the rimO gene encoding 30S ribosomal protein S12 methylthiotransferase RimO, whose product MKFSTQKPKKTLHMVSLGCTKNLVDSEVMLGKLSDYEMTSDSENADVIIVNTCGFIDSAKQESINTILNLHDDRKKESVLVMAGCLSERYKEELQQELPEIDVFTGVGDYDKIDELVNEKRSNFTNEVFLANDTNERVITGSSYHAYVKLSEGCNQTCSFCAIPSFKGKLHSRTLESLVKEVKSLVSKGYIDFSFVSQDSSSFLRDLGHKDGLEQLISEVEKIEGIKTARILYLYPSTTTLSLIDKIADSKVFVNYFDMPLQHITPRMLKIMKRGKGVNQLNELMDHMKSKPNSFVRTTFIAGHPGETLEDHEALAHYIENYKFDRANVFSYSTEEGTAAAKSTELIEQEIIDDRAQELGEIIAKTTEESLQKEVGQTFEVYVDGESEEHEYLLSARKTIWAPDIDGEIYINDNELPEGEQIKFGQIYTVKVTELVGDKLLATVIK is encoded by the coding sequence ATGAAATTTTCAACACAAAAACCTAAAAAAACACTACATATGGTAAGTCTTGGTTGTACAAAAAACTTAGTTGACTCAGAAGTAATGTTAGGAAAACTAAGTGATTATGAGATGACAAGTGATAGTGAAAATGCTGATGTTATTATCGTAAATACTTGTGGTTTTATTGATAGTGCAAAGCAAGAGAGTATCAATACAATTTTAAATCTTCATGATGATAGAAAAAAAGAGTCTGTTTTAGTAATGGCAGGTTGTTTAAGTGAGAGATATAAAGAAGAGTTACAACAAGAATTACCTGAAATCGATGTATTTACAGGAGTTGGTGATTATGACAAAATTGATGAACTTGTAAATGAAAAAAGAAGTAACTTCACAAATGAAGTATTTTTAGCAAATGATACAAACGAAAGAGTAATTACAGGTTCAAGTTATCATGCTTATGTAAAATTAAGTGAAGGATGTAATCAAACTTGTTCATTTTGTGCGATTCCATCATTTAAAGGAAAGCTACACTCAAGAACTTTAGAGTCACTTGTAAAGGAAGTAAAATCATTAGTATCAAAAGGATATATTGATTTCTCTTTTGTATCTCAAGATTCATCATCATTTTTAAGAGATTTAGGTCATAAAGATGGTTTAGAGCAACTAATTTCTGAAGTTGAAAAAATTGAAGGTATTAAAACAGCTAGAATTTTATATCTATATCCATCAACTACAACTTTATCACTAATTGATAAAATTGCAGATTCAAAAGTGTTTGTAAACTACTTTGATATGCCATTACAACACATCACGCCAAGAATGCTTAAAATTATGAAAAGAGGAAAAGGTGTTAATCAATTAAATGAGCTTATGGATCATATGAAATCAAAACCAAACTCTTTTGTAAGAACTACTTTTATTGCAGGTCATCCAGGTGAAACATTAGAAGACCATGAAGCATTAGCACACTATATTGAAAACTATAAATTTGATAGAGCAAATGTATTTTCATACTCAACAGAAGAAGGAACAGCAGCTGCTAAATCAACTGAATTAATTGAGCAAGAAATTATTGATGATAGAGCCCAAGAGCTTGGTGAGATTATTGCTAAAACAACTGAAGAATCACTACAAAAAGAAGTTGGTCAAACTTTTGAAGTTTATGTTGATGGTGAGAGTGAAGAGCATGAGTATTTATTAAGTGCTAGAAAAACTATTTGGGCACCTGATATTGATGGTGAGATTTATATCAATGATAATGAATTGCCTGAGGGTGAACAAATCAAATTTGGTCAAATCTACACTGTAAAAGTAACAGAACTTGTTGGAGATAAATTACTAGCAACAGTGATTAAATAA
- the tilS gene encoding tRNA lysidine(34) synthetase TilS has protein sequence MNLNFSAIKESKNLLAFSSGIDSTALFFLLLNENIPFDITIVNYNTREQSIEEVTYAKELAEKYNKQIFIKNTKLESNSNFEKNARDIRYAFFEEIIEENSYDTLITAHQLNDKLEWFLMQLTKGAGLAELIGFNEFEDKENYRIYKPLLNVSKDELENYLKEQNIKYFYDESNSNEKYKRNYFRHNFSDKLINEFKDGIKNSFEYLQNDLNSLNIKDKAIYKFQDLEIFENKNDNNLNIRIIDTSLKKRGILLSKAAREEIFKQSELTISHKINIAINKKYIYICPRCEVSMDKKFKEICRITKVPKNIRAYLFENSINPKDLVF, from the coding sequence ATGAATCTAAATTTTAGTGCAATTAAAGAGTCAAAAAATCTTTTAGCATTCTCAAGTGGTATTGACTCTACTGCACTATTTTTTTTACTATTAAATGAAAATATTCCCTTTGATATTACAATTGTTAATTATAATACAAGAGAGCAGTCTATTGAAGAAGTAACTTATGCAAAAGAGCTTGCAGAAAAATACAATAAACAAATTTTTATCAAAAATACTAAGCTAGAATCAAACTCAAACTTTGAAAAAAATGCAAGAGATATAAGATATGCATTTTTTGAAGAAATTATAGAAGAAAACTCTTATGATACTTTAATCACAGCTCATCAATTAAATGATAAATTAGAATGGTTTTTAATGCAGCTAACAAAAGGTGCAGGATTAGCAGAACTTATTGGTTTTAATGAGTTTGAAGATAAAGAGAACTATAGAATATATAAACCACTATTAAATGTCTCAAAAGATGAACTAGAAAACTATCTAAAAGAGCAAAATATCAAATACTTTTATGATGAATCAAATAGTAATGAAAAATATAAAAGAAACTACTTTAGACATAATTTTAGTGATAAACTAATCAATGAATTTAAAGATGGAATTAAAAACTCATTTGAGTATTTACAAAATGACTTAAACTCCCTAAACATAAAAGATAAAGCAATTTATAAATTTCAAGATTTGGAAATCTTTGAAAATAAAAATGATAATAATTTAAATATCAGAATTATTGATACTAGCTTGAAAAAAAGAGGGATTTTACTAAGTAAAGCAGCAAGAGAAGAGATTTTCAAACAAAGCGAATTAACAATATCACATAAAATAAATATTGCAATAAATAAAAAATATATTTATATATGTCCAAGATGTGAAGTTAGTATGGATAAAAAATTTAAAGAAATATGTAGAATTACCAAAGTCCCTAAAAATATAAGGGCTTATCTATTTGAAAATAGTATTAATCCAAAAGATTTAGTTTTTTAA
- the fliS gene encoding flagellar export chaperone FliS, with the protein MGLEIYNQQNAVSDDPYVLVLKLYEGVIKYLSFVKNAMEENDVETKFTYINKTIAIFDELRNVLDFDGGDVAYYLDGLYLYQIETLFSAGIDDNLNSVNQVIKVTQGLIDAWKDETGL; encoded by the coding sequence ATGGGTTTAGAAATCTATAATCAGCAAAATGCAGTGTCTGATGATCCTTATGTTTTAGTATTAAAGTTATATGAGGGTGTTATAAAATATCTTTCATTTGTAAAAAATGCTATGGAAGAGAATGATGTAGAGACAAAATTTACTTATATAAATAAAACTATTGCTATTTTTGATGAGTTAAGAAATGTTCTTGATTTTGATGGTGGAGATGTTGCATACTATTTAGATGGTTTATACTTATATCAAATCGAAACACTATTTAGTGCTGGAATTGATGATAATTTAAATTCAGTTAATCAAGTTATTAAAGTTACTCAAGGTTTAATAGACGCATGGAAAGACGAGACTGGTCTTTAA
- the fliD gene encoding flagellar filament capping protein FliD yields MADGILGLGSGQAASLNQDLIDKLKDAERKATVEPIETSIEDITLEKEVFTEIENKVSELLEAIKPFDLFVSGGVNAFDEKSATTSGTSVVFDAADVSALNKGVTTVEIVDLAQKDVYQTNAVDETTKDTVINAGNLEITVNGVLETFDTTNLTYDQLAEEINAKDGMNASVQLVGTDSYRIVIKSSESGVDNALTISGAAATTLGLDLAENHKLTAQNMDAIIDGVSYSVSSNDITVDGLKISAVEKGTSSINVVDDTTTVTTQMQNFVTLYNELVTTIDDATGADSPISNRSGLREIVNQIKDKLFGTYGANSDKSIFNYGFELNKSGTLSIDETDFNKAIEEDMAGLKELFIGVAENEGLGTQLKAVVDEMNFSGGILSIYENNMTSRESTLEEDKTKAEEALDAKYEQLALQFSSYGAIINQMEASFSGLKLMIQQSTAS; encoded by the coding sequence ATGGCTGATGGTATTTTAGGGTTAGGTTCAGGGCAAGCTGCTTCTTTAAACCAAGATTTAATAGATAAATTAAAAGATGCAGAGCGAAAAGCTACGGTTGAACCAATTGAAACAAGTATAGAAGATATCACTTTAGAAAAAGAAGTTTTTACTGAAATAGAGAATAAAGTTTCTGAATTACTAGAAGCTATAAAGCCATTTGATTTATTTGTATCAGGTGGAGTTAATGCCTTTGATGAAAAATCTGCTACAACATCAGGAACATCTGTAGTTTTTGACGCAGCTGATGTATCTGCATTAAATAAAGGGGTTACAACTGTTGAAATAGTTGATTTAGCTCAAAAAGATGTCTATCAAACAAATGCAGTAGATGAAACTACTAAAGATACAGTTATAAACGCTGGAAATTTAGAAATAACTGTAAATGGAGTTTTAGAAACTTTTGATACTACAAACTTAACATACGATCAATTAGCTGAAGAGATTAATGCTAAAGATGGTATGAATGCTTCAGTACAATTAGTTGGAACTGATTCATATAGAATTGTTATTAAAAGTTCAGAATCAGGTGTTGATAATGCCCTTACTATTAGTGGAGCAGCTGCAACAACATTAGGATTAGATTTAGCTGAAAATCATAAATTAACAGCTCAAAATATGGATGCAATTATTGATGGAGTATCATATAGTGTCTCTTCAAATGATATTACTGTTGATGGACTAAAAATTTCTGCAGTTGAGAAAGGAACGTCTTCAATTAATGTAGTTGATGACACTACAACAGTAACAACTCAAATGCAAAATTTTGTTACTTTATACAATGAACTTGTAACAACTATTGATGATGCAACTGGAGCTGATTCTCCTATTTCAAATAGAAGTGGTCTTAGAGAAATTGTTAATCAAATAAAAGATAAATTATTTGGAACTTATGGTGCTAATTCAGATAAATCAATATTTAATTATGGTTTTGAATTAAATAAATCAGGTACACTTAGTATTGATGAAACAGATTTTAACAAAGCTATTGAAGAAGATATGGCCGGATTAAAAGAACTGTTTATTGGTGTAGCTGAGAATGAGGGATTAGGTACTCAGTTAAAAGCAGTTGTAGATGAAATGAATTTTAGTGGTGGAATTTTATCAATATATGAAAATAATATGACAAGTAGGGAATCAACACTTGAAGAAGATAAAACAAAGGCTGAAGAAGCTTTAGATGCTAAATATGAACAATTAGCATTACAATTTAGTTCTTATGGTGCAATTATAAATCAAATGGAAGCATCATTCTCAGGTCTTAAATTAATGATTCAACAATCAACTGCAAGTTAG
- the flgK gene encoding flagellar hook-associated protein FlgK: protein MLNSINVSSTGLSAAKTAVENVSNNIANENTPGYKKRVVQLSELEHMDTRFTGRGVDSSSAYRITDQYMFDKLLSENTTTNYYDKLSSMLGNVESIFSETDSSGFSSDLDRYFQSVENLRSNPNSEVYRTTLISHGNALVDSMQNLYSSIEQQQKLERSEINENVDIVNNILKDIGLVNQKLGQLNESSNDLLDKRDQLETELAKYVDIEVDRTDGDYELSIAGVVAVRFNTNVRDVSIDEEKITQVDKYVKDNSLNESIIELSDGVFNNGDTLSYKLNNEHEVSVTYGETFTDNEGNSITVGSDNYIRALVAKINVDPDMNDYVTAYNGTRYLDSSGELITDDTQDNYLRIESNIAGLDGSFDGRISLVEDNDTNITDDIYDIQARNTFYKDDYQSTEAEDRVYLAIYGQEISAKDGIIKAQVENLSSDSYNNKYQSYLDKLDAFAKTLSDLTDSYIQTGTDEYIYGENASEKSLGTINEIGLFSGSSVSDLRFNSSRVNDLNQQDLDYLATMQWKKDISFTGKEQDSTLDTVTSLAEFFQDIKVGVSSDVETNNFLLETQENVELSLKSSYDQLVKVDKDEEMINLMKFQSAYTANAKVVTAIDEMIQVLLGLKR, encoded by the coding sequence ATGCTAAATTCAATAAATGTTTCAAGCACAGGACTTAGTGCTGCAAAAACTGCCGTTGAAAATGTATCTAATAATATAGCTAATGAGAATACTCCTGGATATAAAAAAAGGGTAGTTCAGTTAAGTGAATTAGAACATATGGATACACGATTTACTGGTCGTGGAGTTGACTCAAGTAGTGCATACAGAATTACTGATCAGTATATGTTTGATAAACTGTTGTCTGAAAATACCACAACTAATTACTATGATAAGTTATCTAGCATGCTTGGAAATGTAGAATCAATTTTTTCTGAGACAGATTCTAGCGGATTTTCATCTGATTTAGATAGATACTTTCAATCTGTTGAAAATTTAAGATCTAACCCTAATTCTGAAGTATATAGAACAACTTTAATTTCCCATGGTAATGCTTTAGTTGATTCTATGCAAAATCTTTATAGTTCCATTGAACAACAACAAAAACTAGAGCGATCTGAAATAAATGAAAATGTTGACATTGTCAATAATATATTAAAAGATATAGGACTTGTTAATCAAAAACTTGGTCAATTAAATGAATCTTCAAATGATTTACTTGATAAAAGAGATCAGTTAGAAACAGAACTTGCAAAATATGTTGATATAGAAGTTGATAGAACAGATGGAGATTATGAATTAAGTATTGCAGGAGTAGTTGCTGTAAGATTTAATACTAATGTAAGAGATGTTTCAATTGATGAAGAGAAGATTACTCAAGTTGATAAATATGTAAAAGACAATTCTTTGAATGAATCTATAATTGAATTGTCTGATGGAGTATTTAATAATGGAGATACTTTATCATATAAGTTAAATAACGAGCATGAAGTTAGTGTAACTTATGGAGAAACATTTACTGATAATGAAGGTAATAGCATAACTGTTGGTAGTGATAATTATATTAGAGCATTAGTAGCAAAAATTAATGTTGATCCTGATATGAATGATTATGTAACAGCTTATAATGGTACAAGATATTTAGACTCTTCAGGTGAACTTATTACTGATGATACTCAAGATAATTATTTAAGAATAGAATCAAATATAGCAGGTTTGGATGGTTCTTTTGATGGAAGAATATCTTTAGTAGAAGATAATGATACAAATATCACTGATGATATTTATGATATTCAGGCTAGAAATACTTTTTATAAAGATGATTATCAAAGTACTGAAGCTGAAGATAGAGTATACTTAGCTATTTATGGACAAGAGATATCAGCAAAAGATGGTATTATAAAAGCACAGGTAGAGAATTTAAGTTCTGATAGTTATAACAATAAATACCAATCTTATTTAGATAAATTAGACGCTTTTGCTAAAACTTTAAGTGATTTGACAGATAGTTATATTCAAACAGGAACTGATGAATATATTTATGGAGAGAATGCAAGTGAGAAAAGTTTAGGAACTATTAATGAAATAGGTTTGTTTTCTGGTTCAAGTGTTAGTGATTTAAGATTTAACAGTTCAAGGGTAAATGATTTAAATCAACAAGATTTAGATTATTTAGCAACTATGCAATGGAAAAAAGATATCTCTTTTACCGGAAAAGAACAAGATTCAACTTTGGATACAGTTACTTCTTTAGCGGAGTTCTTTCAAGATATTAAAGTTGGTGTATCCTCAGATGTTGAAACTAATAATTTTTTATTAGAGACACAAGAAAATGTTGAATTATCATTAAAATCATCATATGATCAATTAGTTAAAGTTGATAAAGATGAAGAAATGATAAATTTAATGAAGTTTCAATCTGCTTATACTGCTAATGCAAAAGTAGTAACTGCAATTGATGAAATGATTCAAGTTTTACTTGGACTTAAAAGATAA
- a CDS encoding flagellar basal body L-ring protein FlgH, translating into MQVKLKYLIPLFFISFFTACSATNQNEIIFEKPKAQIPKKAPVIKKNKGSLYSMQGTSLFADKKDLQIGDIIQIIIDEELDSNSNNKRELSNSSNTNLGGGVFSSTGGGVVGSVTNELNRNLGVNFGTNSSNSDAGSVKTQLDETFSTTISAIIQETYQNGNYYIRGTKELLIEGQKQKIIVTGVIRPYDITSDNSINSSQIANLKLLYDKEGTESDILETPWGTKLLRAIWPF; encoded by the coding sequence ATGCAAGTTAAACTTAAATACCTTATCCCTTTATTTTTTATTAGTTTTTTCACAGCTTGTAGTGCAACAAATCAAAATGAAATCATTTTTGAAAAACCAAAAGCACAAATACCTAAAAAAGCACCTGTTATAAAAAAGAATAAAGGTTCTTTATATTCAATGCAAGGTACATCTTTATTTGCAGATAAAAAAGATTTACAAATTGGTGATATTATACAAATTATAATTGATGAAGAATTAGATTCTAATTCAAATAATAAAAGAGAACTTTCAAACTCTAGTAATACTAATTTAGGTGGTGGTGTTTTCTCTTCAACGGGTGGTGGAGTAGTTGGAAGTGTTACAAATGAATTAAATAGAAACTTAGGAGTTAATTTTGGAACTAATAGTTCTAATAGTGATGCAGGTTCTGTTAAAACACAATTAGATGAAACCTTTTCTACAACAATCTCTGCAATAATCCAAGAAACATATCAAAACGGAAACTATTATATTAGAGGTACAAAAGAGCTTTTAATTGAGGGGCAAAAACAAAAAATTATAGTTACAGGTGTAATTAGACCTTATGATATTACATCTGATAATTCAATAAACTCTTCACAAATTGCTAATTTAAAACTTTTATATGATAAAGAAGGTACAGAATCTGATATCTTAGAAACACCATGGGGAACAAAGCTACTTAGAGCAATATGGCCATTTTAA
- a CDS encoding flagellar basal body-associated FliL family protein: MAEEENKEEVKQSGGGKGLIIVLIALVVILLLAVVGGGYFLYSQGVLNGNQTQQEQVVKEDGSRDSETFKADINDLVLNITNSKGKEKLMKLSFSIKSSEPTIAALVEEYRAEIIDVVIAQISARSSEELLTVGGKNLLKDELISDINNVIDEVTASNDDIKRNSVQKILFTSFVIK; this comes from the coding sequence ATGGCAGAAGAAGAAAATAAAGAAGAAGTAAAGCAATCTGGTGGAGGAAAAGGTTTAATTATTGTATTGATTGCCTTAGTGGTAATTTTATTACTTGCTGTTGTTGGAGGTGGATATTTTTTATATTCACAAGGTGTACTTAATGGAAATCAAACTCAACAAGAACAAGTTGTAAAAGAGGATGGTTCTAGAGATTCAGAAACTTTTAAGGCAGATATTAATGATTTAGTTTTAAATATCACTAACTCTAAAGGAAAAGAAAAACTAATGAAATTATCTTTTTCTATTAAAAGTAGTGAACCTACAATTGCAGCTTTAGTTGAAGAGTATAGAGCTGAAATAATTGATGTGGTAATTGCACAAATTAGTGCAAGAAGTTCAGAAGAGTTATTAACAGTTGGTGGTAAAAATTTACTAAAAGATGAGCTAATTTCAGATATTAATAATGTAATTGATGAAGTTACAGCATCTAATGATGATATAAAAAGAAATAGTGTTCAAAAAATACTATTTACATCATTTGTAATTAAATAA
- a CDS encoding flagellar biosynthetic protein FliQ, with protein MDLLGIAENTVKIILILGLPSLIVSMIIGLLISIFQAVTQVSDASLSFVPKMIFVSAFILISLPWIGDHIETYTKDLWDLILVFGN; from the coding sequence ATGGATCTATTGGGAATCGCTGAGAATACTGTTAAAATAATTTTAATTTTGGGCTTGCCTTCTTTAATTGTTAGTATGATTATTGGACTTTTAATATCCATTTTCCAAGCGGTTACCCAAGTTAGTGATGCTTCATTATCTTTTGTACCTAAAATGATATTCGTATCTGCATTTATTTTGATTTCACTTCCTTGGATAGGGGATCATATTGAAACTTATACAAAAGATTTGTGGGATTTGATTTTAGTTTTTGGAAATTAG